DNA sequence from the Synergistaceae bacterium genome:
AAATTTTACGACATCGATGCCCTCGAAAGCAAGTGCGGCACCGACAACAAATATAAGATCACGGCATTGGTGGCGGCCAGGGCTCGATGGTTGAGCGAGAGAAAGACATTCATCGACGCGCTGCCAGTGAACGAAAAATACCTTTCGGCCGCGCTCTTGGAGGTTGAAGAAGGAAAGCTCTTGATAAACTGGACGGAAGAACAGGAAAAGATACCTTCTCATTCTCGCAAACACGTGGAGGCGGCTACCTCCCTAAGAGAGTGACATCTATTCAAAATGAACGGAAAAACCCTTGCTTGGAAGCGTTCCCGTAAAATATTTTTGTGTATTACGGGGGGAATCGCCGCTTACAAAATTCCCGATCTAGTCAGTCGCCTAAAAAAGCTGGACTGCGAGGTGGAAATAGCCATGACCGAGGCGGCTGAAACCTTGGTCAGCCCCTTGGCTCTTTCGACTCTTTCCGGCCGCCGCGTTTGGCTGCAAAGGGATTTTCTCTCCTCCTCGCGGGGTTTTGAGATTCCCCACATTCGGTTGGCCGATTGGGCGGAGGTCGTGGTGATCGCTCCTTGTTCCGCCAATACCGCTTTTGGCATCGCGCAGGGGCGGGCCGGCAGCGTTGTGGAGGCCGCACTCCTTGCTACTCGCGCGCCTGTGCTGCTTTTCCCGGCGATGAACGTCCACATGTTCGAGAACCCGGCTACTCAACAGAACCTACGAACTCTGGCGGAACGAGGCGCACGCGTCGTGGACCCCGACTTCGGGCTTCTGGCCTGCGGATACGAGGGCAAAGGACGCCTGCCGGACACTGATCTCATCCTGGAAGAAATCGCCTACGCCCTTTCCCCTCACCGAGATTTGGCGGGGAAACACGTGCTGGTCACGGCGGGACCCACTCGCGAGTACTTGGACCCGGTGCGCTTCATCTCCAACCCGTCCAGTGGAAAAATGGGGCTTGCCGTGGCGAGAACCGCCTGGTACCGGGGGGCGGAGGTGCGTGTCATCTTGGGACCGGTGAACGCCACCGGTTGTGTCCACGGTCTGAAGATCCGTAATGTGATCTCAGCCCTGGAAATGCGTGACGCGGTTATGGATAGCCTGGCCTGGGCGGACTGCGTCGTCAAAGCCGCTGCGGTGGGGGATTACCGCGCCCAAGACAAATCCGAACACAAGATCAAACGCGATCCGGGAGGGGATACGCTTTCGTTGTCTTTAACTCAGAACCCGGATATTGCCGCAGAGGTCGGGTCCCAGAAGAGACCGGGGCAATTTTTGATCGGTTTCGCCGCCGAGACCGAGAATCTGGTGAACAACGCCCGAGCGAAACTGGAGCGTAAAAAGATGGACTTGATGGTGGCCAACGATGTCACCGCGCCGGGCAGCGGTTTTGAAGTGGACACCAACAAAGTGCGCCTCTTTTCCAGAAACGGAGAAGCGGCCATCTCCGGCAGCAAAGAAGAAGTCGCCGACACCTTATGGGAATACATAGCGGATCATGGCCTTTGGACTTGACGAGCAAGATTCCGATGCCCACGGCTTTCTCTTGTAAACTTCGCCTTTTGATCTGGACCCGGAGGTTGAATTGACTCGCAAGGTGGAGGTGATCGTTCCGGGGCCTTGGTGGAATACCTTGACTTACCTCTGCGACGCAGATTTACCCCTGGTGGAGGGCGCGCGGGTACGCGTTCCCGTCGGGGAAGGCGGGCGGGTGGGTTTCGCGGACCCCGCCGCGGTTCCAACGAAGGCGTTCGCGAAACTCAAACCTCTTCGGGAAGTTCTGGACGACAGGTGCGCTCTGGGGGACGAGCTTTGGGGTCTTGCGCGTTGGATGGGGAAAACGTTCCTGTGCGGCATGGGCAGGGCCCTGCAACTTCTTTGCCCCCCGCCCCTCCTTCAGGGAAAGCCGATTCCGCCCCGTCCCGCGCTTTTGCCAAGACTGGAAAAAGAGGTTTTTCAAGAAATCTCCTTCTATCATCCTCTGGACGACGAACGTTTCGCTTACTATCTCGAAAGACTTTCCGCCCCCGTCCGGGCTCTCGTGATCTTTCCAGAGGCGAAGGTGAGCGCTGGCTTTTTCGCCCGTTTGCCTACGTCCATCCAAGAAAGCGCCCTCCTGTGGCCCTCTCAGGGAGGGAAAAAATTATGGGACGCCTGGACTCGGACGGCATCCGGCGAGGTTCGAGTCGTGATCGGGTCTCAGGGGGCGGTGTTCGCGCCTTCGAGTTTCGAGGAGTTTATCGTGGACGACGAGTCTAACCCGGCTTACGTTTTCCAGCACGCGCCGCGGATCTCAGCTCGCAGTTTGATCGGTCGTCGCGCCTTGGCATCGAAGGCGCGATTCCTTTTAGGGGGGCGAATGCCGTCGGCCAAAACCTATCTCCGTACCCACCCCAAGTGCGCACTGCTTCCAGATCGCAAAAAACTGATCTTCGTGGACATGGGCCGCTCTTTCAAAAACGAGGTCCGCGGCGTGGAGGGGACTCTTCCCGTCACGGGCGCTTTGGTCGAGCGTACCCGCGCGACATTAGAGGGAGGACTTCACGCTCTCTGGATCATGGATCGCAAAGGACAGGCGGGAGAGGTTTTTTGCTCTGATTGCGGGGAGTCCTTTACCTGCTCGCGCTGTGGTTCCGTCATGCGAAGCGAAAGCGGCGGAAACGGAGAAATGATTCTGCGCTGTGTTCGATGCGGCGCGCGAGGGACGCTTCCCGACCAATGTCCCGCTTGCCGGGGAACTCTCTTGTTAGGGAAGAGGCCGGGGCTAGAGGCCTTGCTACCGCTGGCGCTCCGGTACGTGAGAGGGCATCGGGTCCTATTGGATGGAGCGGACAAGACGAAAAAGGGCTCCAAGCCCCAGGTGCCGTCTCTCGTCTTGGGAACGCGGAAGGCTTTGTCTCTCTGCGATGCTCTCGACGTGGGCCTCGTGGCTTGGTTGGACCTGGACGCTGAGGCGCGCGGCATCGAATACAACGCCAGGTTTCAGGCGTTCAGCATGGTGTGGGAGTCTTATTGGAGGGGACGGAGAAAAAACGGGACCGAGAACAGGACCGTTCTGGCCCAGACGCGCCGCCCGGGAAGCAGCTGGCAACGTTCTTTCTGGCTCGGATGGGAACATTTTTGGGAGGAAGAATTGCGGGACCGCAAAAGCCTGGATTTGCCACCTCATCAACTTTTGGCGCAGGTTGATTTCCCGGAAAAAGGAGGTGTGGTCCGAAACGCTCTGCTGGAAATTCTTGAGAGGGAAAATATTTTCGCGCTGGACTCCGGTGGCCCTCTCTGGATTACGCTCAAGTCCTTAAACCGTTTGAGGACGGTCCTAGCTCCCTGTTTTGAAATAGAACATTCACGTCAAGGATTTCCCACAATAACTGTTTGGATAGAATAAGCAAGTAGGATACAATAATTATTGATGTATCGTCCAATTTTGTTCTGTTTGTTCGTTCTGTTTGAGGGAGGTTTTGTTTGACCGCGGAGGATAAGAGAGATGCGAGAGTGGCATATGCAGGCATCCGATATGGTGGAGGAACAGATTGTCGGTCGCGATGTAAAGAACGTTCGTATTCTCAAAGCGATGTCCACCGTGCCCCGGCACCTTTTCGTGCCGGAAAAATACGCGGGAAGCGCTTACATCGACCGCCCACTACCCATAGGGGAGCGACAGACAATCTCTCAGCCATATATGGTCGCGAAAATGACGGAGCTTTTGTCCGCAGAGCCCGGGATGAAAGTATTGGAAATCGGGACGGGATCCGGGTATCAGGCGGCGATCCTGTCGGCTTTGGGCTTTCGCGTCTGGTCGGTGGAGCGGATTCAGTCCCTTGTCGATGGGGCGCGGAGGAGGCTGTCCGCTTTGGATTGCGACGTTACGCTGATTCACGACGACGGACGCAATGGTTACCCTGATGCATCTCCTTATGACAGAATCCTCGTCACGGCGGCATCGTCGCGTGTGGAGCCCGCTTGGGACAGCCAACTGGCCATAAACGGTTTGTTGGTAGCGCCATTGGACGTCATGACGGGTGGACAGCGTCTTCTGGTGCGGGAGAACTTGAAAAATGGTTTCAGGAACACGTGGTATGATTATTGTCGTTTTGTCCCCCTCTTGGTAGGTATTGATTAAATAGGTATTGATTAAGTAGAGATTGGTTAAGTAGAGATTGATTAATCAGGTGTTGATGAGATCCCTTGATTTTATCGTGAATAGTCTAGAGACGCGTGATCATGTGTCTCTGTGGGGATCCACGAAGCACGGAGAAAATCTTAAATTTTAAGGAGTTTGACAGAGTCGGATGAACATAAAACCAGATATAAAATTGAAAAGTTTAGCTCTAGGTAGCGTTGTCGCCGCTTTATACGCCGTTTTGACCATCACGCTTGCCCCTATTTCTTATGGTCCGGTGCAGTTTCGCGTCTCCGAGGCGCTGACCCTTCTGCCTTTTTATTTCCCCGAAGCTATCCCTGGGCTTTTCGTGGGATGTTTTATCGCCAATTTTTTCGGTGGCAACGGAATGCTAGACGTTTTTGTGGGAAGCTTCGCCACTTTGGCAGCGGCGTACCTGTCGCGCAAAATGCCTCGATTGTGGCTCGCGACCCTGCCACCCATTCTGGTCAACATGGCGGCCATCGGGACGCTGCTCCACTATCTTCTTGGCGTTCCCCTCTGGAGCACTGTCTTCTACGTGGGCATTGGACAGATGGGGGCCTGTGTACTTCTGGGCTATCCCCTGATGAAGGCTCTGGAAAATCGAGGAATCTTTAAACGCCGATAGAATTATCCTGTACTTTGATATCGAGAGGGGAGAGCGCGTGATGTCCACGAGAGCCCCGCGCTTTTTTTACGCTGGTGAAAGCGCCGTCGTTGTCGAGTTCGGAGACTCCATTGACATGGAGACGAACAAGCGCGTCCAGGTTTTGCGCAAAAAAATCGAAAGCTGCTCCTTTCCTGGCTTTATCGAGACGGTTCCCACATACCGGTCTTTGGCCGTTTATTTTAACCCGCTGCAGGCGGGCCCCCCAGAAAAACTGGAAGCTCTGTTACTCGAACTGTCCCAGAATCTGGAGATGAGCGGTGCGGAGGAAAAAGAGCTATTGATCATCCCCACCTGTTACGGGGGCGAGTTCGGGCCAGACTTAGATAAGGTCGCGTCGCGCACGGGACTCTCCGCCGACGAGGTGATCCGCCGCCACAGCGCCCAGGACTGTTATTGTTATATGCTGGGTTTTGTTCCGGGCTATCCCTACTTGGGCGGCATGGATCCCTCACTGGAGACGCCGCGATTGAAAGAGCCCCGGGAAAAAATTCCCGTCGGCTCCGTCGGCATAGGGGGAAAGCAGACGGGCATCTATACCGTGGAAAGTCCAGGGGGCTGGAATTTGATCGGCCGGACGCCCCTACGTATGTTTGATCCTGACAGACCTCTTCGGCCAGGAGGCACTCCGGCAATCTTTCTGAACGCGGGAATGTGGGTACGCTTCTCCCCCATCGACGCGGCGGATTTCGAGCTCCTCGCCCACCAGTCCGTCCTGCCGGATTGGCAGCCCGACATTCGCAAAAATAAAAAAGCGACAAAAGAGGTAATAGGCGATGTGCCTGACGGAGTTTGAGGTCCTGAAGCCGGGAATGTTCACCACCGTCCAAGATTTGGGCCGTCACGGGTATCAGATGTGGGGTATTCCCGTCGCTGGAGCCATGGACGGAGCCGCTTTGCGCCTAGGGAACATTCTGGTCGGCAACGAGGAAAATACTGCGGGCCTGGAAATCACCATGACCGGGCCCGTCTTGAAGGTTTTGAGGGGTGAAGGGTGTTTCGCCGTAACGGGAGCGAAGATCGGCGTGACAAAAAACGGGTTTCCGCTTCCCTACTGGACGACTCATCGATTTGTAACTGGAGACGTCCTTGCGTTGGGCATGGTCTCCAGCGGATTCCGCGCTTATTTGTGCGTTGGAGGCGGCTTCGACGTGCCTCTGGTGATGGGCAGCCGGTCCACTTACACTCGTGGCGGGTTCGGTGGGTACCAGGGCCGCGCCCTCAGAGCCAGTGACCTGTTACTCACGGGGACGGCGGACGTTCTTTGGGCGGAATGCGAGGGTTTGGAATGCCCGCCCGTCTTGCGTCCGAACCGAGATCCCGGCATTCCGCTGCGCGCGATCACCGCTCAGGAGGACGCTTTCGCGGAGGAGGGGCTCGTCACGTTTTACTCCTCCGAGTACGTCATCTCAAACGTATCGGACCGCATGGGCTACCGGATGGAGGGTCCGACCATCGCCCACAGGGAAACGGCGGACATTATCTCCGACGTCACGTGTCTGGGTAGTGTCCAGGTACCGGGACACGGGCAGCCCATCGTGATGCTGGCGGATCGTCAGACGACGGGGGGTTACGCGAAGATCGCCACGGTCTGCGCGGTGGACGTGGAAAATCTGGCTCAACGTCTGCCTGGGCAGAAAGTGCATTTCGCTCGCGTCTCCGTCTCTGAGGCCGTGGAGCTGTTGAGGAAGGAAGAGACCCTGTTCTCGGCCATGAAAAAACTCCGGGCCGCAAAACGGTCAATCTCTTCCGTATCCAGCTCTTCCGTATCCAGAGGAACATGGAACGTGACGGTGAACGGCGAAAACCACCAGATAGAGTGGGAAAGATTGGGGTGAGCGCGATGGCGATGGTGATGGTGGATCTCAACAGCGACCTGGGGGAGAGCTTCGGAGCCTGGACGATGGGGATAGACTCGGAGGTGATGAGTTATATTAGCTCCGCGAACGTGGCTTGTGCTTGGCACGGGGGCGACGCCGAGGTCATGCTCAGGACGGTTCGGGCGGCCAAGGCCCAAAACGTGGCCGTGGGGGCTCATCCTGGCTATCCCGACCTGCTGGGGTTCGGGCGGCGCAACATGGCCTGCACGGTGGACGAGCTTTATGCTTATACGCTTTATCAAGTGGGGGCGCTCCAAGCGATATGCGCTTCCGAAGGGCTGGAACTTCAGCACGTGAAACCTCATGGAGCCATGTACAATCAGGCGGCAAAGGACCCAAAATCGGCCACCGCCATCGTGAAGGCCGTCAAGAACGCGGGAAGGGGGCTCATTTTCATGGGGCTCGCAGGTTCTGCTTTTGAAGTGGCGGCTCTGGAGCAAGGTGTGCCTTTCGCGTCGGAGGCTTTCGCTGATCGTGGGTACATGCCAGATGGATCTCTAGTACCCCGCTCCCAGCCGGGCGCTTTCATCCACGACCCCGACCAGGCCGCGGTCCGTATGGTAAAGTTGGTCAAGGAGGGCGTTATCGAGACCCCTGACGGTCAGATTTTGAAGCTCGTGGCTCATTCTATCTGCCTGCACGGAGACAACCCCGCGGCAGTGAAGATGGCGATGGCCGTTCGCGCGGCTTTGGAGAAAAATGGGATTGCGGTCAGAAACGTGCGAGAAGTGCTAGGAAAGTGATTCTTTGATGGGATTCACTATAACGGCAACAGAGATAATGGCGTTTCTGGCATCAAAGGGATACCTAATAGCTGGATTTACCCCACAAGATGTTATGAAATGGAGGTCTGAATAATCATGAAACGAAAATATGCTTTGTCGTTAATTTTCTTCCCTCAGGACGAAGGCGGCTATCATGTGGAATGTCCAGAAATATCTGGGTGCTTTACGTGTGGCAAAACTTTGGAAGAAGCTACAGAAGCTATAAATAATTTGATTCAAGACCTCATGCCGGACGAAATAAAGACGGAGATACAAGAAGAGATGTTCCGCCTAGGGCATTGTCTTCCAGGAAAGCAGTTCTACGAAGTAAAGGTCGTAGAGGTCGAAGCCACCGATAGCGGAGAGATTTTTTTTACCTCTGCGGATGTAGCCGAGAGGATTCAAGCTGCGGTTTAAGAGATGGGATTATGTGAAGAAGGGGATAATACCAACCATGACAAAAGCGAAAATGAGCGATTACGCAACGTGCAGTCCTCAGGAAGTGCGCCAGATGATCCGTGAGGGAAAGTGGGATCGCCCGACGTCCGGGATGTGCGCCGGTCACGTGCAGGGGAACTTGGTGGTGCTGCCCAAGGACCTGGCTTATGACTTTTTGGTCTTCGCTCAGCGCAACCCGAAACCCTGCCCCATCCTCGACGTGACCGAGCCCGGCGATCCGGAGCCCAAGCTGGTGGCACCAGGGGCCAGCCTCGCCACAGACATTCCCCGGTACCGTGTCTGGAAAAACGGGGAATGCGTAGACGAGCCCACGGATGCGCGGCGGTACTGGCGTGACGACCTGGTGGGGTTCCTGCTGGGCTGTTCTTTTTCCTTTGAGGGAGCTTTGATGCAGGCGAACATCGCGGTGCGTCACATCGACTGCGACTGCAACGTGCCGATGTACATCACAAACATTCCCTGCAACCCGGCCGGTCGGCTGCGGGGCCCTATGGTGGTTTCTATGCGCCCCGTTCCGGCGTCCCTGGTTCCGAAGGCCGTTCTCTGCACGGGGCGTTTTCCGGCGGTCCACGGCGCTCCGGTGCATATCGGGAAGCCCGCCGTTATCGGGATCGAGAATATCGACAAACCCGACTTCGGCGACTCCGTACCGATCTACCCCGGAGAGATCCCCGTCTTTTGGGCCTGCGGGGTAACCCCCCAAGCGGCGATCATGGCCGTAAAGCCGGAGTTCGCTATCACCCACGCCCCCGGCTGTATGTTCGTCGCCGACCCTCTGGACAGCGAATACGCGGTATTTTGATTTGGATTAATGGGATCAGGGGACAAGTCCCCTGTGTTTTTTTAGTCAAGGTCCCGCGGTTGTTAATCTTGTTGTTAATCTTTTAGAACAATCCCGAAATTTTCCCGTCCTCGTCGACGTCGATGGACAAGGCCGCGGGTTTTTTGGGAAGCCCCGGCATTGTCATGATGGAGCCGGTCACCGCCACCAAGAAGCCGGCCCCGGCGGAAAGGCGTACCTCCCGCACCGTAACGCGAAAGCCCTTGGGGCGGCCCAGCTTGGCCGCGTCGTCGGAGAGGGAGTACTGGGTTTTCGCCATGCAGATCAAAAGGTCGTCTTTGCCCAACCCGTGAATCAGATCCAGGTCTTTTTCGGCCTGTGGAGTGAAGTCTACTCCATCCGCGCCGTAGATCTCTCTGGCGATGGCGTTTATCTTTTCCTTGGGGCTCATGACGGCTTCGTAGATAAACTTCACTTCCAAGGTTTTTTCGCGTTTTTCACAAGCCTCGATGACTTTTTTGGCTAACTCCGCGCCGCCTTTTCCGCCTTTTTCCCAGACCTCGGAGAGGGCGAAACTTGCGCCCAGCTCGGAGCATTTTTTCTCCACTAAGGCCAGTTCCGCTTCGGTGTCCAAGGGAAACCGATTGATGGCGACCACCACCGGAAGCCCGAACTTCTTGATGTTCTCGATATGCTTTTCGAGGTTCGGCATCCCCGCCTCCAATGCTTTTAAATCCTCTCCCGTGAGTTCTGTTTTCTTTCTGCCCCCGTGCATCTTAAGGGCGCGAACCGTAGCTACCAACACCACCGCGTCGGGAGCGAGCCCAGCGGCGCGACATTTGATATCCAGGAACTTCTCGGCGCCCAGGTCCGCGCCGAAACCAGCCTCCGTCACCAAATATTCCGCCAGCTTCAACCCCAGTTTAGTGGCCTGGACGCTGTTGCAGCCGTGGGCAATGTTGGCGAAGGGTCCGCCGTGGATGAAAGCGGGCACGCCCTCCAGGGTCTGAACTAGGTTCGGGTTGATGGCGTCCTTCAGAAGCGCAGCCATAGCCCCAGCCGCTCCGATATCCGCCACAGTGACGGGTTTGCCGTCGTAGCTATAGGCCAGGACGATCTTAGCGAGGCGTGCTTTGAGGTCCATCAAGTCCATCGCCAAACAAAGAATAGCCATCACCTCGGACGCGACGGTAATATCGAAACCGCTCTCCCGAGGGACGCCTTCCGTTTTACCGCCGAGCCCCATGATGATTTTGCGTAAAGCCCTCTCGTTCAAGTCCATCACCCTGCGGAAAACGATGCGGCGCGGGTCGATGTTCAGCTCGTTGCCCTGCTGGATGTGATTATCGAGCATCGCCGCGCAGAGGTTATGGGCTGTGGTAATGGCGTGCAGGTCTCCGGTGAAGTGGAGATTGATGTCCTCCATGGGAACGACCTGGGAATACCCACCTCCAGCCGCCCCTCCTTTGACGCCGAAGCTGGGACCCAGCGAAGGCTCTCGGAGGGCCACGCAGGCTTTTTTGCCGACACAGGCCAAGCCCTGGACGAGCCCCACGCTGGTGGTGGTCTTGCCCTCTCCCGCCGGGGTGGGCGTAATGGCCGTTACCAAGACGAGCTTGCCGTCTGGCTTGTTCGTGAGTCTTTTCAACACCCTGGGACGCACCTTCGCCTTATATTTACCGTAAAGTTCCAGATCGTCTTCTTCTATCCCCAACTTTTCGGCTATTTTAACGATCGGCTCCATTTGCGCGGCTTGCGCTATTTCGATATCGCTCGGTACTCTCATTAAAAACCACTCCATCCATTTTCAAGTTATTCCCGAGGGAAGAAGTCCGAATCCGAACCCCAGACTATTTTATACAAAATATTGCCGGTTATGACCTGTGAGATCCTAACCGGTGCTAAAAGCGAAAATTAAGAGAATTTTTGAAAAGGAAAGGCGCTTACATCCCTCGTGTCCAGACCACAGTGTTCGATCGCTTGTAAAGGTACGTGGAGCTAAAGGTTGGGGGAGGGGTCAAAATATTGTCGGAACCATAAAGAGCCATCGTATAGGTGGATTGGGCTTTATCCTCTATGATCTCATTCACACGAGTCTTACCCTTTAGCCTCACTCCCACCCACCACTTGCCACCCGTAAAGAAAAAAGCGTAGCGGATGGGGTCGTTGATAATGCGTCCATGGTCCATGTACTTACCCAGCAGTTCAGCGTAATTAACGCTCGCGGCTGGGAAAAAATCGCCGCTATTCATAACAAACAACATCGCGCCAGATTTCATAACGCGGAGGTCACTGAGAATAGCCATCGCTTCGGCGCTGGACTCGCCACTCGCCTGGGCCAACAACATAGACCCTGCCAATATCCCGATGATAACGATGACGATCAAGACTTCGACGAGCGTAAAACCTTCACGTTTTTTTCGAGGTTGACACATTCGATACATTTCTTCCTCTCTTATCCTGAAATTTCCACCTTAAATGTTTTTATTGTATAAGACTCTTTAATCTTGCGATATAGGGATTTAGTTGTATATTTTATAATACGTATAAATCTATACAATAATAAATTTACTGCTAGATGACATATAATGATTATATGATATGTGATGATTATATGATATATGATGGTTAATGGTTATATTTTTCGCGCTGTGATTTTTACGATTGCGGGCCTGATCTTCTCAGAATTAAACATTCAATACCCAAGCAATACCCAACGCGGACTATTAGTTATCTCATTAATTGTCTCATTAGTTAACTAATTTATTGTCTACAATCTCTCTGAATACTTGTCCGTTGAGCTTCCATTCGAGTAATCTTCTATCAAGAATGAATTTTAACTCCTTTTTAGCTCATCTAAATCTAAAACGCAATCATTTACACTTTTCCCGACGCGTCCACCCTGGGAATTATCCGCCTAACTTGCAAAAAATATTTTATATGAGGTAAAATGTCAATATTATCGCTGCATTAAATTTCTTAACATAAAATCATCACATGTACCGATGTTTTTCTCGACATACGAACAAGCTCTCCCGAACTTGGAGACAGGGAGGAGATGAGTTTGCGGCACTGACGTTTAGATATAACGCACAAAGGGCAGCAATTCGATCCGCGCGGTTCGAAACGCCATATTATGAAACGAGGAGAAAAAAATGGATGAAGTGACGATCAGTGTCATAGGTATTGTTGTGGCTTTGGGACTTGTGTTGTATATGATCATGAAGGGCGTCAATATCTTCGTTGTCGCGTTCTTGTGTTCGACAATTGTAGCCTTGACGGGAGACATTCACCTCTATGATGCGCTCAAGGGACATTATATGAGAGGGTTCGTCGGGTTCATGCAGGCCAACTACCTGATATTCCTGACGGGTACCTTGCTGGGCAAGATGATGGAGGTCACTAACGGCGCCAAAGCCATAGCGCAGATGTTGGTAAGGCTCTTCGGCAAGGACAAGGCGATCATCTCCGTCCCGCTCGCCTGCGGCATCCTGGGTTACGGCGGGGTGAGCGCTTTTGTCATCAGTTTCTGCGTATTCCCCATAGCGCTTCAAATCTTCAAAGAAGCAGACCTGCCAAGGCGCTTCATCCCAGCGGCCCTCACGTTTGGTTGTTCGACGTTTGCTATGGTCGCGCCAGGCGCGCCTCAAATCCACAACGCAATCCCGGCCAGTACTTTAGGCACGGACTTGATGGCTGGCGCGCTGGTCGGCTTTGTCTCTTGCGCGGTAGTGCTTGTGATTGGCTGTCTTTGGCTGTTCCAAATCGTGCGCAAGGCCCAAGCCCAAGGAGAGCACTTCGTAGCAAAGTCCATGGACGTGTTCGCCAGCGGCGAGGAAAAGCTGCCCAATGGCTTCGTTGCCCTTATTCCGTTGATCGTCACCATTTTTATCATTAACATCAAAATTGGTGGTCAACCCATAGTTAACCTGGAGTCCGGGCTGCTTTTGGGCTCGATCCTCGCCTTTGCGCTAATGAATAACTACCAAGACAATAGCCAGATCCTGGCCAACTTGGGTGACAGTTGCAAAAACTCTATGGGCGCCATCGCCAACACGTGCGCGGTGGTGGGCTTCGGCACGGTGGTCCAGGCCGCCAAGGCGTTTCCCGCGATCGTCAACGCCGTCCTCGATATCCCCGGACCCGACCTTGTGGGAGTGGCCGTAGCCATGAACGTCATCGCCGGTATTTGCGGTTCCGCGTCGGGCGGATTGGGCATC
Encoded proteins:
- a CDS encoding protein-L-isoaspartate(D-aspartate) O-methyltransferase — encoded protein: MREWHMQASDMVEEQIVGRDVKNVRILKAMSTVPRHLFVPEKYAGSAYIDRPLPIGERQTISQPYMVAKMTELLSAEPGMKVLEIGTGSGYQAAILSALGFRVWSVERIQSLVDGARRRLSALDCDVTLIHDDGRNGYPDASPYDRILVTAASSRVEPAWDSQLAINGLLVAPLDVMTGGQRLLVRENLKNGFRNTWYDYCRFVPLLVGID
- a CDS encoding type II toxin-antitoxin system HicB family antitoxin; translation: MKRKYALSLIFFPQDEGGYHVECPEISGCFTCGKTLEEATEAINNLIQDLMPDEIKTEIQEEMFRLGHCLPGKQFYEVKVVEVEATDSGEIFFTSADVAERIQAAV
- the coaBC gene encoding bifunctional phosphopantothenoylcysteine decarboxylase/phosphopantothenate--cysteine ligase CoaBC; amino-acid sequence: MNGKTLAWKRSRKIFLCITGGIAAYKIPDLVSRLKKLDCEVEIAMTEAAETLVSPLALSTLSGRRVWLQRDFLSSSRGFEIPHIRLADWAEVVVIAPCSANTAFGIAQGRAGSVVEAALLATRAPVLLFPAMNVHMFENPATQQNLRTLAERGARVVDPDFGLLACGYEGKGRLPDTDLILEEIAYALSPHRDLAGKHVLVTAGPTREYLDPVRFISNPSSGKMGLAVARTAWYRGAEVRVILGPVNATGCVHGLKIRNVISALEMRDAVMDSLAWADCVVKAAAVGDYRAQDKSEHKIKRDPGGDTLSLSLTQNPDIAAEVGSQKRPGQFLIGFAAETENLVNNARAKLERKKMDLMVANDVTAPGSGFEVDTNKVRLFSRNGEAAISGSKEEVADTLWEYIADHGLWT
- a CDS encoding putative hydro-lyase — protein: MTKAKMSDYATCSPQEVRQMIREGKWDRPTSGMCAGHVQGNLVVLPKDLAYDFLVFAQRNPKPCPILDVTEPGDPEPKLVAPGASLATDIPRYRVWKNGECVDEPTDARRYWRDDLVGFLLGCSFSFEGALMQANIAVRHIDCDCNVPMYITNIPCNPAGRLRGPMVVSMRPVPASLVPKAVLCTGRFPAVHGAPVHIGKPAVIGIENIDKPDFGDSVPIYPGEIPVFWACGVTPQAAIMAVKPEFAITHAPGCMFVADPLDSEYAVF
- a CDS encoding LamB/YcsF family protein yields the protein MVMVDLNSDLGESFGAWTMGIDSEVMSYISSANVACAWHGGDAEVMLRTVRAAKAQNVAVGAHPGYPDLLGFGRRNMACTVDELYAYTLYQVGALQAICASEGLELQHVKPHGAMYNQAAKDPKSATAIVKAVKNAGRGLIFMGLAGSAFEVAALEQGVPFASEAFADRGYMPDGSLVPRSQPGAFIHDPDQAAVRMVKLVKEGVIETPDGQILKLVAHSICLHGDNPAAVKMAMAVRAALEKNGIAVRNVREVLGK
- a CDS encoding biotin-dependent carboxyltransferase family protein gives rise to the protein MCLTEFEVLKPGMFTTVQDLGRHGYQMWGIPVAGAMDGAALRLGNILVGNEENTAGLEITMTGPVLKVLRGEGCFAVTGAKIGVTKNGFPLPYWTTHRFVTGDVLALGMVSSGFRAYLCVGGGFDVPLVMGSRSTYTRGGFGGYQGRALRASDLLLTGTADVLWAECEGLECPPVLRPNRDPGIPLRAITAQEDAFAEEGLVTFYSSEYVISNVSDRMGYRMEGPTIAHRETADIISDVTCLGSVQVPGHGQPIVMLADRQTTGGYAKIATVCAVDVENLAQRLPGQKVHFARVSVSEAVELLRKEETLFSAMKKLRAAKRSISSVSSSSVSRGTWNVTVNGENHQIEWERLG
- the pxpB gene encoding 5-oxoprolinase subunit PxpB yields the protein MSTRAPRFFYAGESAVVVEFGDSIDMETNKRVQVLRKKIESCSFPGFIETVPTYRSLAVYFNPLQAGPPEKLEALLLELSQNLEMSGAEEKELLIIPTCYGGEFGPDLDKVASRTGLSADEVIRRHSAQDCYCYMLGFVPGYPYLGGMDPSLETPRLKEPREKIPVGSVGIGGKQTGIYTVESPGGWNLIGRTPLRMFDPDRPLRPGGTPAIFLNAGMWVRFSPIDAADFELLAHQSVLPDWQPDIRKNKKATKEVIGDVPDGV
- a CDS encoding QueT transporter family protein, with protein sequence MNIKPDIKLKSLALGSVVAALYAVLTITLAPISYGPVQFRVSEALTLLPFYFPEAIPGLFVGCFIANFFGGNGMLDVFVGSFATLAAAYLSRKMPRLWLATLPPILVNMAAIGTLLHYLLGVPLWSTVFYVGIGQMGACVLLGYPLMKALENRGIFKRR
- a CDS encoding DNA-directed RNA polymerase subunit omega, producing the protein MKFYDIDALESKCGTDNKYKITALVAARARWLSERKTFIDALPVNEKYLSAALLEVEEGKLLINWTEEQEKIPSHSRKHVEAATSLRE